A window of Lacibacter sediminis contains these coding sequences:
- a CDS encoding sterol desaturase family protein, translated as MKFSSKTAIPWKEIIANLQSGHILLWVIRGLSLFAYDYALQNYSFGIINQLPVAVQWIIGFIAWDFCFYWSHRFHHSVKFLWAVHGVHHEGEHFNLSLGIRNSWYSSITSYPFYAVMAFAGIPLDIFITVSGIHFFIQFYNHNHFVKKSGWLEYILITPSHHRVHHGKNDLYVDKNFGGTFVVWDKLFRTFQAEKRDIPVIFGVNDAINSSNPVITNNHRFFTGGRLLKKMKQSVSSTTSLPISISASASFLLFIFLLFFIWQETSFEGYQKPMLFLLIFLGTIANGVILEGRKWGVLLWCIISLPLNFIVILFFKQPFWLYLIISVLLAAHGLFSIYSYSRQIKKAAGSSELKQLI; from the coding sequence ATGAAATTTTCTTCGAAAACAGCAATACCCTGGAAGGAAATTATTGCAAATCTTCAATCAGGCCATATACTTCTTTGGGTAATAAGAGGTCTCTCGCTGTTTGCATATGATTATGCTCTTCAGAATTACAGTTTCGGCATTATTAACCAGCTGCCTGTTGCTGTTCAATGGATAATCGGCTTTATCGCATGGGATTTTTGTTTTTACTGGAGTCATCGTTTTCACCATTCCGTTAAATTTCTGTGGGCTGTGCATGGGGTTCACCATGAGGGGGAGCATTTTAATCTGTCGTTGGGCATTCGTAATTCATGGTATTCATCTATAACATCGTATCCATTTTATGCTGTGATGGCATTTGCAGGTATTCCTCTAGATATTTTTATAACCGTTTCGGGCATACACTTCTTTATCCAGTTTTACAATCATAATCATTTCGTAAAGAAAAGCGGATGGCTTGAATACATTTTAATCACTCCATCGCACCATCGTGTACATCATGGAAAAAATGATTTGTATGTTGATAAAAATTTCGGAGGAACATTTGTTGTATGGGATAAGCTCTTTCGCACATTCCAGGCCGAAAAAAGAGACATTCCTGTTATTTTCGGGGTTAATGATGCTATTAACAGTTCGAATCCTGTTATTACAAATAATCACAGGTTTTTTACTGGTGGTCGATTACTGAAAAAAATGAAACAGAGTGTTTCATCAACCACTTCATTACCCATCTCCATTTCTGCAAGCGCTTCGTTTTTGCTGTTCATTTTCCTTTTATTTTTTATTTGGCAGGAAACATCTTTTGAAGGTTACCAAAAGCCGATGCTCTTTTTATTGATCTTTCTCGGCACTATTGCCAATGGCGTCATTTTAGAAGGAAGAAAATGGGGGGTATTGCTTTGGTGCATTATTAGCCTGCCATTGAATTTTATAGTCATCCTCTTTTTTAAGCAACCTTTTTGGCTATACCTGATTATTTCTGTTTTACTCGCCGCACATGGACTATTCTCGATATATAGTTATTCCAGGCAAATAAAAAAAGCAGCAGGATCATCAGAATTAAAGCAGCTCATTTAA